A single Perca flavescens isolate YP-PL-M2 chromosome 2, PFLA_1.0, whole genome shotgun sequence DNA region contains:
- the LOC114545492 gene encoding E3 ubiquitin-protein ligase TRIM21-like, translated as MAAENYLQSEDQFLCSICLDVFTDPVTIPCGHNFCKNCITDLWKTNDQHLCPMCEEAFTTRPGLRVNTFISEMVAQFRQSAQQKASSSSSEQQVSKPGEVPCDVCTGTKLKALKSCLVCLVSYCETHLEPHLTTSGLKRHQLIDPVENLEGRICTKHDKPLELFCKTDQTCVCMLCTVLDHKMHDVVPLKEGYEGKKAELGKTEAEIQQMIQKRRLKIQEIKHSESVERGLNELINTIKEKQKRREKQAEAFIKELEQEISELMKRSTEVEQLSRSEDHLHLLQSVQSLNIQQPPPTKDWTEVSVHQSYEGTVVKAVVQLEETLSKEMKKLLEAELKRVQQYAVDVTLDPDTAHPALILSDDGKQVYPGGGKKNLQDNPERFSLNRFVLGKQSFSSGRFYFEVQVKGKTKWDLGVARESINRKASIPLNPQYGNWTIWLRNGCEYKALDVPPVRLSLKSPPQKVGVFVDYEEGLVSFYDVDAAALIYSFTGCFFNEKLFPFFSPCKNEGGENSAPLIIL; from the exons ATGGCTGCAGAAAACTATCTGCAATCTGAAGATCAGTTTCTgtgctccatctgtctggatgtgttcaCTGATCCTGTCACCATTCCATGTGGTCACAACTTCTGCAAGAACTGCATCACTGACCTTTGGAAAACTAATGACCAGCACCTGTGTCCAATGTGTGAAGAGGCTTTTACCACAAGACCTGGTTTAAGAGTCAACACTTTCATCTCTGAGATGGTTGCTCAGTTCAGACAGTCAGCTCAACagaaagccagcagcagcagctcagagcaACAAGTGTCCAAACCAGGAGAAGTTCCCTGTGACGTCTGCACTGGAACCAAACTGAAGGCCCTGAAGTCCTGCCTGGTGTGTCTGGTCTCCTACTGTGAGACTCACCTGGAGCCTCATCTGACCACGTCAGGCCTGAAAAGACATCAGCTGATCGACCCTGTGGAGAACCTGGAAGGCAGGATATGTACGAAGCACGATAAACCTCTGGAGTTGTTCTGTAAGACCGACCAGACATGTGTCTGCATGCTCTGCACTGTTTTAGACCACAAGATGCATGATGTTGTTCCTCTGAAAGAAGGATATGAAGGAAAGAAGGCAGAGCTGGGGAAGACAGAGGCTGAAATTCAgcagatgatccagaagagaCGACTGAAGATTCAGGAGATCAAACACTCA gagtctgttgagagaggcctgaatgagctcatcaacaccatcaaagagaagcagaaaagaagagaaaaacaggccgaagctttcatcaaagagctggaacaggaaatctctgagctgatgaagagaagcactgaggtggagcagctctCACGCTCTGAAGaccacctccatcttctccagagTGTCCAGTCCCTAAACATCCAACAACCTCCACCCACCAAGGACTGGACAGAGGTCAGCGTCCATCAATCATATGAGGGGACTGTGGTGAAAGCTGTGGTTCAGCTGGAGGAGACACTCAGTAAAGAGATGAAGAAGCTGCTTGAAGCCGAGCTGAAGAGGGTCCAGCAGTATGCAGTGGATGTGACTCTTGATCCTGATACAGCACATCCTGCTCTCATCCTGTCTGATGATGGGAAACAAGTATATCCTGGTGGTGGAAAAAAGAATCTTCAAGACAACCCAGAGAGATTTTCTCTTAATCGATTTGTTTTAGGAAAACAGAGTTTCTCTTCAGGCAGATTTTACTTTGAGGTTCAAGTTAAAGGAAAGACTAAATGGGATTTAGGAGTGGCCAGAGAGTCAATCAATAGGAAGGCAAGCATACCACTGAACCCACAGTATGGTAACTGGACTATATGGTTGAGAAATGGATGTGAGTACAAAGCTCTTGATGTCCCTCCAGTCCGTCTCTCTCTGAAGTCTCCTCctcagaaggtgggggtgtttgtggattatgaggagggtctggtctccTTTTATGACGTAGATGCTGCAGCTCTTATCTACTCCTTTACTGGCTGCTTCTTCAATGAGAAACTCTTCCCATTTTTCAGTCCCTGTAAGAATGAGGGTGGTGAAAACAGTGCACCTCTGATCATcttgtaa